The following are encoded together in the Pygocentrus nattereri isolate fPygNat1 chromosome 3, fPygNat1.pri, whole genome shotgun sequence genome:
- the LOC108413126 gene encoding uncharacterized protein LOC108413126 isoform X1 yields the protein MMVTEMQKKSPDLQSVDELMTATFSRRRQEIIGDEPLVADVINRWPALFSERQIEAEFKRIVTTSLFQSFLDGLDHLVPRLLEVYKAAVLSGKKQALKGILDCLEKDNTNERKRTAALLGLPHYLSEDPADVIRICDAHGETLDVAMKGMQVGLLIGHEGALQDAFPWDIFSVAVVVEETIVLHYYKLKDVACSFAMLMGIIYCVNLEYPQAMKYSFEFLQRVVMKVKPDQASARIHGLRNKLLKYKL from the exons ATGATGGTCACTGAAATGCAGAAGAAAAGTCCTGATCTTCAGTCTGTGGATGAACTAATGACTGCTACATTTTCACGCCGCAGACAAGAAATCATAGGGGATGAGCCACTTGTTGCAGACGTAATCAACAGATGGCCTGCTCTGTTCTCTGAGAGACAG ATAGAGGCAGAGTTCAAAAGAATTGTCACCACCAGCCTTTTCCAGTCTTTTCTCGACGGACTTGATCATCTGGTCCCAAGACTGCTGGAGGTGTACAAAGCAGCAGTACTGTCTGGAAAGAAGCAAGCACTCAAAGGCATTTTGGACTGCCTTGAGAAAGAT AACACAAATGAGAGGAAACGAACTGCAGCATTGCTTGGTCTGCCCCACTACCTATCAGAAGATCCAGCAGATGTCATCAGGATTTGTGAT GCTCATGGTGAGACATTGGATGTGGCTATGAAGGGGATGCAAGTTGGCCTCCTAATAGGCCATGAAGGTGCTCTACAGGATGCCTTTCCTTGGGATATCTTCAGTGTGGCAGTTGTGGTGGAGGAGACCATTGTACTACACTACTACAAACTCAAAGATGTGGCATGCAGCTTTGCCATGCTTATGGGCATCATATACTGTGTGAATCTTGAATATCCACAAGCTATGAAGTATTCCTTTGAGTTTTTGCAGCGAGTGGTGATGAAGGTCAAACCAGACCAAGCTTCTGCACGAATACACGGGCTGAGAAACAAACTGTTAAAGTACAAACTGTAA
- the LOC108413128 gene encoding uncharacterized protein LOC108413128 isoform X1: MERARAGLTPGVILILSFISLLSWSCIAANGEGGGEGSINVSPQCDRKNCTSVQGFPCKNGTITFALNQCITEEHEDCEVGIYDKDCDKLLDKTDLSRLLKHQNVTLNFCPSEFCLKLQCTDKKNDLVFCFRGINDTSPDSQSQMSNGAYELWLIPLAVGVVFLGIVVCFVVWLVKKFRSQKGKKQSVAFSEVNQEDEQGEHSFKMYLFYFRDA; the protein is encoded by the exons ATGGAGCGAGCGCGCGCCGGACTCACACCTGGTGTTATCCTGATCCTCTCCTTTATTTCGCTCCTGTCGTGGAGCTGCATAGCCGCTAATGGAGAAG GTGGTGGTGAGGGCAGCATTAATGTTTCACCTCAATGCGATAGAAAGA ATTGCACCAGTGTTCAGGGTTTTCCCTGTAAGAATGGCACCATCACATTTGCACTGAATCAGTGCATTACGGAGGAACACGAAGACTGCGAGGTTGGAATTTATGATAAG GACTGTGATAAACTTCTTGATAAGACTGATCTTTCAAGACTGTTGAAACATCAGAATGTGACCCTCAACTTCTGTCCTTCTGAATTTTGCCTGAAGTTGCAGTGCACCGACAAAAag aacGACCTGGTGTTCTGTTTCAGAG gGATCAATGACACCAGTCCTGACTCCCAATCACAGATGAGCAATGGTGCAT ATGAACTTTGGCTGATTCCTCTGGCTGTAGGAGTGGTCTTCCTCGGGATCGTTGTGTGTTTCGTTGTGTGGCTTGTGAAGAAGTTTAGGTCCCAGAAAGGCAAAAAG CAAAGTGTAGCGTTCTCTGAAGTGAACCAAGAAGATGAGCAAGGTGAGcatagttttaaaatgtatttgttttattttcgaGATGCGTAG
- the LOC108413128 gene encoding uncharacterized protein LOC108413128 isoform X2, with protein sequence MERARAGLTPGVILILSFISLLSWSCIAANGEGGGEGSINVSPQCDRKNCTSVQGFPCKNGTITFALNQCITEEHEDCEVGIYDKDCDKLLDKTDLSRLLKHQNVTLNFCPSEFCLKLQCTDKKNDLVFCFRGINDTSPDSQSQMSNGAYELWLIPLAVGVVFLGIVVCFVVWLVKKFRSQKGKKQSVAFSEVNQEDEQV encoded by the exons ATGGAGCGAGCGCGCGCCGGACTCACACCTGGTGTTATCCTGATCCTCTCCTTTATTTCGCTCCTGTCGTGGAGCTGCATAGCCGCTAATGGAGAAG GTGGTGGTGAGGGCAGCATTAATGTTTCACCTCAATGCGATAGAAAGA ATTGCACCAGTGTTCAGGGTTTTCCCTGTAAGAATGGCACCATCACATTTGCACTGAATCAGTGCATTACGGAGGAACACGAAGACTGCGAGGTTGGAATTTATGATAAG GACTGTGATAAACTTCTTGATAAGACTGATCTTTCAAGACTGTTGAAACATCAGAATGTGACCCTCAACTTCTGTCCTTCTGAATTTTGCCTGAAGTTGCAGTGCACCGACAAAAag aacGACCTGGTGTTCTGTTTCAGAG gGATCAATGACACCAGTCCTGACTCCCAATCACAGATGAGCAATGGTGCAT ATGAACTTTGGCTGATTCCTCTGGCTGTAGGAGTGGTCTTCCTCGGGATCGTTGTGTGTTTCGTTGTGTGGCTTGTGAAGAAGTTTAGGTCCCAGAAAGGCAAAAAG CAAAGTGTAGCGTTCTCTGAAGTGAACCAAGAAGATGAGCAAG TTTGA